Proteins from a single region of Phalacrocorax carbo chromosome 25, bPhaCar2.1, whole genome shotgun sequence:
- the HROB gene encoding homologous recombination OB-fold protein, whose product MACRLQKLFGADGDLADEDFLSAVEDAENQFAVPGRLSPSGGLSPAPSLQPVRPLGPQLGHHASKAPGLRPLAGQGEQPVGCRGPPAGGAAPQDELDNDLLLAACMELEGPELPAGAGAARPPPGRWDKHPQIRAGQGSPQEWAAPKKLRVGEELVSSGSGGQEEKQDPLPTPQAAPAPKLVLRPSAACAYPPQPPTPLGKPGRSWGSSPVPQGPALRPFQVSPCQPGASSSSMGLRVPQTPTAPRQSCPPPQLPPAHPPALMSCVEPPARQPLRPALGSLQTPVVTNHLVQLVTAASKAPGATPRLPPHGKTRRFPGPAGILPQQRAGKHLEEILVSAPQTPAHGAVAKPRTEGLPSSSPPTEEDFGKGPWLAMKTELGLDERDPSCFLRTYSVIMVLRKAALKQLPKNKVPSMAVMIKTLTRTNVDAGAVFRDPTGEMQGTVHRLLLEERQSELRPGSVLLLKQVGVFSPSHRNHYLNVTPNNLLKIYPPEPEGSFSQPLPAQQEVPAQAGLLRELPVQPPRGIPAPGDWGRWQTSSHSTEQSPGGFSLHLQSPGPGREEAVGADGCDMDDLDGLLGELPEDFFSTPAQADCC is encoded by the exons ATG GCCTGTCGCCTCCAGAAGCTGTTCGGGGCCGACGGGGACCTGGCGGACGAG GATTTTCTCTCTGCCGTGGAGGATGCAGAGAACCAGTTTGCTGTCCCTGGACGTTTGTCACCCAGCGGTGgcctgtccccagcccccagcctgcagcccgTCCGCCCGCTGGGACCCCAGCTTGGTCACCATGCCAGTAAAGCCCCCGGCCTGCGGCCCCttgctgggcagggggagcagcccGTGGGCTGCCGGGGACCCCCAGCCGGGGGAGCGGCCCCCCAGGATGAGCTGGACAACGATCTCCTCCTGGCCGCCTGCATGGAGCTGGAGGGCCCCGAGCTGCCGGCGGGGGCTGGTGCTGCCCGGCCGCCCCCAGGCCGGTGGGACAAGCACCCACAGATCCGTGCGGGGCAGGGGAGCCCCCAGGAATGGGCAGCCCCCAAGAAGCTACGTGTGGGAGAAGAGCTGGTGTCCTCAGGttctggggggcaggaggagaagcaggaccccctgcccaccccacagGCAGCTCCCGCTCCCAAGCTGGTGCTGCGGCCCAGCGCAGCCTGTGCCTACCCGCCCCAACCCCCCACTCCCCTGGGAAAGCCGGGCAGGTCCTGGGGGTCCAGCCCTGTTCCCCAGGGCCCAGCCCTAAGGCCTTTCCAAGTGTCCCCGTGCCAGCCAGGAGCGAGCAGTTCCTCCATGGGGCTGCGGGTGCCGCAGACCCCCACAGCACCCCGGCAgagctgccccccaccccagctgccccctgcccacccGCCGGCCTTGATGAGCTGTGTGGAGCCCCCAGCAAGGCAGCCACTCAGGCCGGCGCTGGGCAGCCTGCAGACGCCGGTGGTCACCAACCACCTGGTGCAGCTGGTGACGGCGGCCAGCAAAGCGCCCGGAGCCACCCCCCGTCTCCCACCGCATGGGAAGACTCGCCGGTTCCCGGGGCCCGCCGGGATCCTGCCTCAGCAG CGTGCTGGGAAGCACCTGGAGGAGATCCTTGTTTCTGCTCCCCAGACTCCGGCTCATGGGGCTGTGGCAAAGCCGCGCACGGAG GGActgcccagctcctccccaCCCACGGAAGAGGATTTCGGGAAGGGCCCCTGGCTTGCCATGAAGACGGAGCTAGGGCTGGACGAGAGGGACCCCAGCTGCTTCCTCAGGACCTACAGCGTGATCATGGTGCTGCGGAAG GCAGCCTTGAAGCAGCTCCCAAAGAACAAGGTCCCCAGCATGGCGGTAATGATCAAGACCCTGACCAGGACCAACGTTGATGCTGGTGCTGTGTTCAGGGACCCGACTG GAGAGATGCAGGGCACGGTCCATCgcctgctgctggaagagagaCAGAGTGAGCTCAGACCTGGCtcggtgctgctgctgaagcag GTGGGTGtcttctccccatcccaccgcaACCACTACCTCAATGTCACCCCCAACAACCTGCTCAAGATCTACCCGCCGGAGCCCGAGGGCAGCTTCTCGCAGCCGTTGCCAGCGCAGCAGGAG GTCCCTGCCCAGGCTGGGCTACTCCGGGAGCTCCCCGTGCAGCCCCCCCGGGGcatccctgcccctggggaCTGGGGACGGTGGCAGACAAGCAgccacagcacagagcagtCTCCTGGGGGCTTCTCCCTGCacctgcagagccctgggccTGGGCGAGAAGAGGCGGTGGGAGCTGATGGCTGCGACATGG ATGACCTGGACGGGCTCCTGGGAGAGCTGCCTGAAGATTTTTTCTCCACTCCGGCCCAAGCTGACTGCTGCTGA
- the ASB16 gene encoding ankyrin repeat and SOCS box protein 16 isoform X2: MAQETFAFTSSALRSLRLQRELLEQEDRRRALAWESATRRFLPAAPRRPLTPARRTQYCRDPAVHNALYTGDLVRIKSIFTDETTANLVLETVSEELVWSPEQGLWVLSPRRQQTSALRIAASRGYSDCARHLLLQGAEVDAVVGGRAPLHDSAAAPRPDCTRLLLAFGGDPNLLSAEGSAPLHLCTEPDSLPCAELLLAHGARVNLGTRDRQVTALHVAARQGLVAHVELYLRHGADPSRRSRQGETPLNAACAAAERPEDAERYYQVAQRLLVAGADAGAAGRKDHTPLHNACSNGQPRLVRLLLCHGADATVPNCAGYTPMDCALHAVEEYRDQQPEETIALLFDYGAAPVHPKEHQDFYASAVRMAGQPRRLQHLARCAVRRHLGARCHATVPKLALPPPLRRYLQLPPEGLIS; the protein is encoded by the exons ATGGCCCAGGAAACCTTCGCCTTCACCTCCTCCGCCCTGCGCTCGCTGCGGCTCcagcgggagctgctggagcaggaggatCGCCGGCGAGCCCTGGCCTGGGAATCAGCCACGCGGCGGTTCCtgccggcagccccccggcGTCCCCTGACCCCCGCCCGGCGTACCCAGTACTGCCGCGACCCCGCCGTCCACAACGCCCTGTACACTGGGGACCTCGTGCGCATCAAGAGCATCTTCACGGATGAGACTACTGCAAATCTGGTCCTGGAGACGGTCAGCGAGGAGCTGGTGTGGTCGCCTGAGCAGG gcctgtgggtgctgagcccccGCCGGCAGCAGACGTCAGCCCTGCGTATCGCCGCCAGCCGTGGCTACAGCGACTGTGCGcggcacctgctgctgcagggagccgAGGTGGACGCGGTGGTAGGGGGCCGGGCCCCCCTGCACGACAgtgccgccgccccccgccccgactGCACCCGCCTGCTCCTGGCCTTCGGCGGCGACCCCAACCTGCTGAGCGCCGAGGGCTCGGCACCCCTGCACCTCTGCACCGAGCCCGACAGCCTGCC gtgcgcggagctgctgctggcacacGGGGCGCGGGTGAACCTGGGGACGCGGGACcggcaggtgacagccctgcacGTGGCGGCACGGCAGGGGCTGGTGGCCCACGTGGAGCTGTACCTGCGCCACGGGGCCGACCCCTCGCGCCGCAGCCGCCAGGGCGAGACCCCCCTCAACGCCGCCTGCGCCGCCGCCGAGCGCCCGGAGGACGCCGAGCGTTACTACCAGGTGGCCCAACGGCTGCTGGTGGCCGGCGCCGACGCCGGTGCCGCGGGCCGCAAGGACCACACGCCGCTGCACAACGCCTGCAGTAACGGGCAGCCGCGGCTGGtgcggctgctgctgtgccatggGGCCGACGCCACCGTCCCCAACTGCGCCGGCTACACCCCCATGGACTGCGCCCTCCACGCCGTCGAGGAGTACCGGGACCAGCAGCCCGAGGAAACCATCGCCCTCCTCTTCGACTACGGCGCCGCCCCTGTCCACCCCAAG gAGCACCAGGATTTCTACGCCTCGGCCGTGCGCAtggcggggcagccccggcggcTCCAGCACCTGGCCCGCTGCGCCGTCCGGCGGCACCTGGGCGCCCGCTGCCACGCCACCGTCCCCAAGCTGGCCCTGCCACCCCCCCTGCGCCGCTACCTCCAGCTGCCCCCCGAGGGGCTCATCTCTTGA
- the ASB16 gene encoding ankyrin repeat and SOCS box protein 16 isoform X1: MAQETFAFTSSALRSLRLQRELLEQEDRRRALAWESATRRFLPAAPRRPLTPARRTQYCRDPAVHNALYTGDLVRIKSIFTDETTANLVLETVSEELVWSPEQGLWVLSPRRQQTSALRIAASRGYSDCARHLLLQGAEVDAVVGGRAPLHDSAAAPRPDCTRLLLAFGGDPNLLSAEGSAPLHLCTEPDSLPCAELLLAHGARVNLGTRDRQVTALHVAARQGLVAHVELYLRHGADPSRRSRQGETPLNAACAAAERPEDAERYYQVAQRLLVAGADAGAAGRKDHTPLHNACSNGQPRLVRLLLCHGADATVPNCAGYTPMDCALHAVEEYRDQQPEETIALLFDYGAAPVHPKMLKFCCRHPPALEVVLNAYDRIPPAESWVGAVPPELWEEHQDFYASAVRMAGQPRRLQHLARCAVRRHLGARCHATVPKLALPPPLRRYLQLPPEGLIS; this comes from the exons ATGGCCCAGGAAACCTTCGCCTTCACCTCCTCCGCCCTGCGCTCGCTGCGGCTCcagcgggagctgctggagcaggaggatCGCCGGCGAGCCCTGGCCTGGGAATCAGCCACGCGGCGGTTCCtgccggcagccccccggcGTCCCCTGACCCCCGCCCGGCGTACCCAGTACTGCCGCGACCCCGCCGTCCACAACGCCCTGTACACTGGGGACCTCGTGCGCATCAAGAGCATCTTCACGGATGAGACTACTGCAAATCTGGTCCTGGAGACGGTCAGCGAGGAGCTGGTGTGGTCGCCTGAGCAGG gcctgtgggtgctgagcccccGCCGGCAGCAGACGTCAGCCCTGCGTATCGCCGCCAGCCGTGGCTACAGCGACTGTGCGcggcacctgctgctgcagggagccgAGGTGGACGCGGTGGTAGGGGGCCGGGCCCCCCTGCACGACAgtgccgccgccccccgccccgactGCACCCGCCTGCTCCTGGCCTTCGGCGGCGACCCCAACCTGCTGAGCGCCGAGGGCTCGGCACCCCTGCACCTCTGCACCGAGCCCGACAGCCTGCC gtgcgcggagctgctgctggcacacGGGGCGCGGGTGAACCTGGGGACGCGGGACcggcaggtgacagccctgcacGTGGCGGCACGGCAGGGGCTGGTGGCCCACGTGGAGCTGTACCTGCGCCACGGGGCCGACCCCTCGCGCCGCAGCCGCCAGGGCGAGACCCCCCTCAACGCCGCCTGCGCCGCCGCCGAGCGCCCGGAGGACGCCGAGCGTTACTACCAGGTGGCCCAACGGCTGCTGGTGGCCGGCGCCGACGCCGGTGCCGCGGGCCGCAAGGACCACACGCCGCTGCACAACGCCTGCAGTAACGGGCAGCCGCGGCTGGtgcggctgctgctgtgccatggGGCCGACGCCACCGTCCCCAACTGCGCCGGCTACACCCCCATGGACTGCGCCCTCCACGCCGTCGAGGAGTACCGGGACCAGCAGCCCGAGGAAACCATCGCCCTCCTCTTCGACTACGGCGCCGCCCCTGTCCACCCCAAG ATGCTCAAGTTCTGCTGCCGGCACCCGCCAGCGCTGGAGGTGGTGCTCAATGCCTATGACCGCATCCCCCCCGCCGAGAGCTGGGTGGGGGCCGTGCCCCCGGAGCTGTGGGAG gAGCACCAGGATTTCTACGCCTCGGCCGTGCGCAtggcggggcagccccggcggcTCCAGCACCTGGCCCGCTGCGCCGTCCGGCGGCACCTGGGCGCCCGCTGCCACGCCACCGTCCCCAAGCTGGCCCTGCCACCCCCCCTGCGCCGCTACCTCCAGCTGCCCCCCGAGGGGCTCATCTCTTGA
- the TMUB2 gene encoding transmembrane and ubiquitin-like domain-containing protein 2: MEPLAATFIQGVGDEVTVAAGVVVLVLALVLAWLSTYVADSSNQLLGTIVAVGDSAVIRLGHVEGYVGTAGAAEALEPPGVPENSEEKTEEEGGAASGPAAEQGASGSAPDPSLEQLLDIRSSPKQTSGAEPGALGGPPAAAGSDLCSGLIKIRLKFLNDTEEVAEVRPEDTVGGLKSKYFPGQESQMKFIYRGQLLQDQGRTLRSLHITDNCVIHCHRSRSAAAAAPDPSAATAAPDTSDLPLGTGNLMVLAIVVVLAVTWYLRINYRQLFTAPATVSLIGVTFLFSFLVFGMYGQ, encoded by the exons ATGGAGCCCCTCGCCGCCACCTTCATCCAAGGGGTGGGGGACGAGGTGACGGTGGCGGCCGGTGTCGTGGTGCTGGTCCTGGCTCTGGTCCTGGCGTGGCTGTCCACCTACGTTGCTGACAGCAGCAACCAGCTTCTGGGAACGATTGTCGCGGTGGGGGACTCCGCTGTCATCCGGCTTGGCCACGTGGAGGGGTACGTGGGGACGGCAGGGGCTGCCGAAGCCCTGGAGCCCCCCGGGGTCCCCGAAAACTCAGAGGAGAAGACGGAAGAGGAAGGGGGGGCAGCGTCGGGGCCAGCGGCGGAGCAGGGGGCCAGCGGCAGCGCCCCCGACCCcagcctggagcagctgctggacaTCCGGAGCTCGCCGAAACAGACCTCGGGCGCTGAGCCCGGCGCCCTGGGGGGGCCGCCCGCCGCAGCGGGGAGCGACCTGTGCTCCGGCCTCATCAAGATCCGCCTCAAATTCCTCAACGACACGGAGGAGGTGGCCGAGGTCCGGCCCGAGGACACCGTGGGGGGCCTTAAGAG CAAATATTTCCCGGGCCAGGAGAGCCAGATGAAGTTCATCTATCGcgggcagctgctgcaggaccagGGGCGGACGCTGCGCTCGCTCCACATCACGGACAACTGCGTCATCCACTGCCACCGCTCCCGGagcgccgctgccgccgcgccTGACCCCAGTGCCGCCACTGCCGCCCCCGACACCAGCGACCTCCCCCTCGGCACGGGGAACCTGATGGTCCTCGCCATCGTGGTGGTGCTGGCAGTCACCTGGTATCTCCGCATCAACTACCGGCAGCTCTTCACCGCCCCGGCTACCGTCTCCTTGATCGGTGTCACCTTCCTGTTCAGCTTCCTGGTGTTCGGGATGTATGGACAGTAG